The DNA sequence GGGAGggcccgccgccgccgccggatGTGACGTAGCTGTCAGCCGCCGCGGGCTTCCGGCAGCGGCGCCGGACCGGGCCCGGTGAGTGCGGGGCGGCCCCGGGGGCAGgggcgggaggggaggggggggtgcaGCGGGGGGGAGCGTCCCGCCCGtccctgagctctgtgctgagggTTCCGGGCCCCGCGCGTTCCGCCGGGGGCTGCGGGCTCTCTGCGGGGCAGCTGAGCCGCGATGGGCGCCTAGAACCGGGGAAACCCATCCCCGGCGGTCCCGGCGCGGGTGCGGTGCTGTGCCCGGGACTCGGTGCCCGCTCTGTGTCCCTCCCGTGCCGCTCACCGCCGCCCCGTCCCGCAGCCGCCGGTCCGATGCCGCAGCGGGAGCCGCGATGGAGCGGCGGGATGGAGGCCGCGCTCTGCATCCACACCTGCCTCTGGCTGGGGGCCGCCTGGCTCCCCGGGGCCGCCCCGCAGGACGGGGGTCTGAGCTGGGCCGTCAGCCTGGAGGCTCCCgaggaggaggtggagcagCGGGCGGAGGAGCTGGCCCGGGCGGCGGGGCTGGTGAACATGGGCCGTGTCGGGGAGCTGCGGGGACATTACCTCCTCTCTTGGCCGCCTCCCCGTGGCCGCTCCCCCGCGGCCGCCCCGCCCGAAGCCGTGCGGAGGTCGGTGGAGACTCTGTTCGCACAGCACGACAGCGTGCGGTGGCACTCggagcagaagctgctgaagcGCTCCAAGCGCAGCCTGCACTTTAACGACCCCAAGTACCCCCAGCAGTGGCACCTGGTGAGTGGCGGGGGGGACACCCACACCCCCTGCAAGGCCCGTGAGACCCCCGCTCTGACACCCCCTCCCCTTTCACCAGAACAACCGCAGGAGCCCCGGCAGGGACATCAACGTCACCGGGGTCTGGGAGCGGGACGTGACGGGACGTGGCGTGACCGTGGTGGTGGTGGATGATGGCGTGGAGCACACCGTGAAGGACATCCAGCCCAACTACGTGAGTGGGCACGGGGGGGATGGGACTCACCCTGCCCgggggggtgctggggatcGGTGTCAGCGCTCACCGGTACCGGAGCGGCCGCGGTTGGGCTCCTCCGGGCAGCAGCGTCGTGGAGCAGCCCCGGGGGTCCCGTTGGTGGGGACAGGCTGCCAGCCCTCCTGCTGATCCCTCACCCTgcccctctctctcctcagaGCCCTGAAGGAAGCTACGACTTGAACTCCAACGACCCCGACCCCATGCCTCACCCCGACGAGGAGAACGGGAACCACCACGGGACGCGCTGTGCCGGGGAGATCGCGGCGGTGCCCAACAACAGCTTCTGCACCGTGGGGGTGGCCTATGGCAGCCGCATCGCAGGTACCCCCGGGGGGCTCCACCCCTGCCAGGGGATGTGAAGCCCCCTCAGGAGGGGGTTTGTGCTGTCCTGGTCACCACGGTGGCTCTGGAGGTGTTGGTGCAGAGGAGGGGGGGATGCCCACCCCGGTGTCCCTCAGGCACACGGGGTCCCCACTCTGATCCCACCCAGGGGTTGGTTTGCAGCTTGTCCCCTCCTTGTGTCCCTCAGGCATCCGTGTGCTGGACGGGCCCCTCACAGACAGCATGGAGGCCATTGCCTTCAACAAGCACTATCAGATCAATGACATCTACAGCTGCAGGTGAGGGCAGCCCGGGGCACTTCTCCTctgctggggaaagaaaaaacaaacattttgccCACTGGAATCTGTCCCGGGGGGCACAGGGCACGCAGGGACCAGGGGGGTGTGAAAGCACCACCCCCCCTTCCCAGTTGTGGCActggtggctgctggtggcagagctgctgtcaccACCTCACGGGGTCTCTCTTTGCAGCTGGGGTCCAGATGACGATGGGAAGACTGTGGATGGCCCCCACCAGCTGGGGAAGGTGAGGACCCCCCCAGCAGCCCGGGGCACCCCGGTTTccagcagaggtgctgcagggggTGTGTAGGGGGGGGTGGCAGTGGCActgctgcagggggacagcccTGGATGAGCCTtccaaggagaggctgagcccGGCAGGAAAAGGCTTCTCACAACCCCTGCTCCCCTTCATAACCCCTGGGGCTGACCCTCCCCGCTGGTCACAGCCGGGGACCACCCGGGGGGCCCTAAGACAGTCACCCCCtgcctttcccctccctttccccctctctggGCATTCGCTGCGCTCCCCTCGCCCCcggggcagcagctgcagccgAGCTCCCAGCCCTGCGCTGgatcccttttccctccctgcacgTCCCGTCAGGAGCTGAGGGGcttggggcagagctgagcctcacccctccccttcctgcagGCGGGGATCAACTCCGTGCGGGGCTCTGGCCCGGACCTGAGCCCCCCGAGCCGGGCTGGTGCGGGTGTTTCCCGGCGAAGGCCAAGCCGAGGGTTCCCTCTCCGcaggctgccctgcagcacGGGGTCATGGCGGGGCGCCGGGGCTTCGGCAGCATCTTCGTGGTGGCCAGTGGCAACGGGGGCCAGCACAACGACAACTGCAACTACGACGGCTACGCCAACTCCATCTACACCGTCACCATCGGTGAGTGGCTCCCGGGGAAGGGAAGTCACCGCCCCCCAGAGGCAGAGAGCATGGAGAGGGTCTGGCAGCGGGTGGAGGTTTGCCATAAAATcgcagagctggaagggacatcaaggatcatctggtccgACCCTTCTGATGTTATTGTTTATGTGCAGTGTCCCAGCGTCacatcaagctgagacttagAGCTTTACAACGTGGGGGAATCCATCACTTCCCCCAAGAGgccattccagtgtctgactgtcctcatggggaaaagTTTTCAACAGGAATCTCCCCTGTGCCCACTGCTCCTCATCTTGCCACATCTCTTGGCTGAGGATGTGGCCAGAGGAGGCCAGAGGAATTCCTGGCTGTCCTCAGGCCTCTGGGGCCAGGACAGATTCCCTGCCACCTCCATGGGTGCAGTTCCCCACCCCGTGTGTTAGGCAGGGAGTTTCTGCTCCCCTtttcccaggagctgtgtgtgggGTGGAAGCTCTGAGCAGCACCGGGcgcagcagcaggagatggattTATTTCTTGTGGCTGCCTTTCCCTTGGGTTTCCCAGCCCGTGGCAGGGCACAGTGAGCAGGAGGGGTCCCATGGGGGCTCCTCAgccccccagctgcagcagctggaggggaaGCAGCTCCCTGGAGCCCAGGCCTTGGCTTTTCCCCAGGTGCAGTGGATGAGACGGGCTCCATGCCGTTCTACGCCGAGGAGTGTGCATCCATGCTGGCTGTCACCTTCAGTGGTGGGGACAAGATGATGAGGAGCATTGTGAGTGCCctgccccctcccttcccctgacACCTCTGCCAGGCAGGGAATGCTCCTCATTTAGGTCTGTGCTCCCAGTGGGAGGttcctgtccccagccaggCCCCTGGGTCCTGCTCCAAAGGGGTGCAGGGTGAGCTGGGGCAGCACTGGGCTCTTTAACCTCCTTGGccccagctctttctctgtcctgGCACATGTGCTGCTCACAAtgaatttttctgaatatttgtaTCAACTTTGTGTGCTGGATCACTGGGGGGTGGCACTCAGGATACATGGGACCACATGGCTTTGACCTGTTCCTGTCCTGTGGGCACTGCAGGGCCCAGACCACCCTGGGGCAGCTTGGGGTGAATGTGCCTGGCTCCTGACTCTTTTGGGGTGAGCTGTCCGTGGCCTGGCAGGCACAGGGAGCATTTCCTCTCAGTACAgacactctgtgcccagccacagctgcccagagcagtgccaggactcctgcagcagagaaagTAAAACCCAGagttaatttttcctttcaggaatAACTTCATTtgtcccaggctgggctggaaaCTCCTGAGGCTAGGAAAAAAGGGAACAGCAGGCaagccagggctgtgctgctcttcctttGGGAGTTACAGAGGTTTGGGTTTAAGTCCAGGCTTCTCCCAAGCCTGCTGCTGGTGAGGGCACTTGGAGGATCTCAGATTTTGAGACCCCATTTTGAGCCGTAGCCACAGGAGCTCCACCagggagccaggaggagaggtcacagctcctgcagagccctcctggtCCCCTGCAGTGCCACCACAGCTCATCTGCTGTGCCCATGCCACAGGAAAACCCACAGGGCCCTTCCTCTGGAGGAcactctgctcccagctgccctccagctctgcttcaggGGTGGCAGAGTTAAGTgctcagcagcctcctcctgggCTCCTTGTTATCTCCAGACTGTAAATGTTGTGTGGTTTCCTTAACAGGAAGAATTTAATACAGCTTCTGGCACCCACCACGTTTCCTACTGACAGTTTGTGCTGCTCAGGGTGTTCTCTGCAGGACGTGTGGCCTCTGAGTCTGAGCTGGAGCTGTCACCAGCTGGCAGAATGCTCTGGAGTCAAACATAGAAGGCAACAAACCCACAGCTTTTGGCAGTGCAGGCACAGGGAGACAAACACGTTGGGTTTGCAGTCAAGGGGCAGATTTTGGGAAACTCCCAATGTCTCTTTAGAGGCTCTGTGTGCTCTGCACAGCCCCGAGTGGGCTGGAATGGAAATGAGGAAGGTCCCACACTCCAGTGACCCTGAGTTTTCCCTGGAGTGGCTCAGTTCAgttcctctctgtctctctccaaAAGAACTGTCTGCATTCACAGCTTCTACACTGGGGTGCATTGTCCCAGGATCTTTCTTAGCTGAGAAGCAGAAGTGGTGACCTTCCCACCttgtcctgctctctgctgggtgCCCATGTCCTGGCCAGGGACTGCCTGGGAAATGTTTCCAGGCTTTTCAGCCCCTCATCCCAGACCCTCTCCCcctgctgagcagtggcctGACAGGAGGTGTGTCCCCACTCTCTCTTGGCAGGTGACAACAGACTGGGACCTGCAGAAGGGCACGGGCTGCACGGAGGGGCACACGGGGACCTCGGCTGCTGCTCCCTTGGCTGCAGGGATGATtgcactgatgctgcaggtgaGGCCCTGCCTCACCTGGAGAGATGTCCAGCACATCATTGTCTTCACTGCCACCAAGGTCAGTGCCCCTcccttctctgtccctctctccctccctccctccctctggtTCCCTTTGCTTGGGGTCTGCTGGTGTCCCCAGGTGTGAGGGCAGTGTCCTGTGTCTGGTTTCAGTACGAGGATCGTCGTGCCAAGTGGGACAAGAACCAGGCAGGCTTCAGCCACAGCCACCAGCACGGCTTTGGGCTCCTCAACGCCTGGCGCCTGGTCAATGCTGCCAAGGTGGGGCCCTCCCAGGGCAAGGGGGAGAGGGACAACACCCTGGGGGGACAGAGACAACGCCCTGGGGGGACACTGCTGACACTGGGGGCCAGCGCATTGGCCGGCCCTGGCTGTCAGGCTGCTTTGGGTATGAAGTCACCAGGGCCTGAAGCTTCTTCCCCCACTCTGGCAGCACTATATATAGCCATGGGccagagcctgggctggggggggacgACAGCTCTGATTCATGGCTGgggagctccagcagcagcccctgctctgagGAGGGCCTCGTGTCCCTGGGAATCGGGGAGGTTCTCAGCTgtcagctccaggctgtgtgtCCCAGGGGCTGCCAAGGGGGGGATGTgctcagggcaggcagggggtACCCCCTTTGTCCCCCAACTCTGCCTCTGGTGGTGTGGAGAGCAGAGCACATCCTGTGCCAGCATTGTCCCCTCGTGTCAGAGGGCTTTGGGTTCTCCAGCACATCCCCCACATTAGGAGTGCTGCAGCCCCGAGCAGCTCCCAGGGGTggtgggagatggagaggggGATGCATGGGGAGGACACAACCTCGTGCTGACTCCTTTCCCCTGGCAGGTGTGGGAGTCTGTCCCCTACCTCGCCTCCTACATGAGCCCCGTGCTGAGGGAGGGCAGGAGCATCCCCCTGCTCCCACAGGAGCTGGAGGTCACCTGGAATGGTAAGAGCAGGTGTGCCACGTGGGAGCACGTGCTGCTGTGCACCGGGGAGCTGGGGCACTGCTGGGCAGGGCCAGGGCCAGGCCACAGAGGGGTTAAGTGTTGGTCTGCATGGGCTTTGCCCTCtctctgtcactgctgctccccagggtgCCTGTGGCTCTGGTCCCCTCCCCATAACTCCATCCCCTGGGGCGAGGGCTGTGGGGAGCCAGCCCGGCGTTAGGAGCTgggccaggctgggcagcagccactgctgctcctctggcttTGACCATTTTAGGAAATGCTTCAGCTCCTGACTTGGCTGCTCTCTGTCCACACAAACACagcactgctccagcagctACCAGTGGGAAGGAGAGCTGTCCCCTGCCTCTGGGGCTGGGCACAGGTTATCCCCTCTCCTCTGGCTGGGCTggtccagctctgcagcaggtgCCAGCACcacagaggggcagaggggtgAGACCTCAGGCTGCCAGGGAGGGTTAATCCCCTTTGCCTCCAAGGCGAGGGTTGGCGGTCAAGCAGCTCCTTCTGcccagagaggcagaaaaagcacCCTTTGGTGCCTGAGTTTGGTGCCTTTGGTGACTGAGTTAACCTGTTCCCTGTGGCCTCAGGGACTGTGCTGGCTGGTGACaagcgtgtgtgtgtgtcctgctCCCTGTCACAGCAGCCCCTTGGGCCGTGTGGAAGTGGGGgctccatcccagccctgccaaaCCCTGCCTCCCTTTCCCAGTCACCACCACCGACCTGGAGCTCTCCGGCATGAGAACCTTGGAGCACGTGGCAGTCACCATCACCATAACCCACCCTCGCCGTGGCAACCTGGAGATCAGGCTCTTCTGCCCCAGTGGAATGATGTCCCTGATAGGGACCACCAGGAGCATGGACTCGTAAGCACCAAGGGGGGCAGGAGGTCCACACTGCTGGGCAGGACAcccagcaggagagctggggcCCACATCCAGCCCCCTGCCCCGGGCTGTGTCCCCCTCTCACGGGTtgcctctcctccccctttGGCAGGGACCCCAATGGCTTTGCTGACTGGACCTTCTCCACCGTCCGGTGCTGGGGTGAGGAGGCACAGGGCACGTACAGGCTGGTGGTCAGGGACATTGGTGAGTTCTGCCTTCCAGAGCTCCTACCTGTGGTTGTGGTGGCTCCTggggagctgccagctctgcacagggTTGGCCTCGGGTCAGCTCCATGTGGAGCCATCCAGCCAGGTGGGACAGAGAGTTCCTCACTGATCCAATCCCCAGGAGATGAAAGCTTGAGGCCTGGCACTTTGAAGCAGTGGCAGCTGACTCTGTACGGCTCCTCCTGGTCCCCAGCAGAGATGAGGGAGCGGCAGAGGTAGGACACCAGAGCCCTGTCTGGGTGGGGGACcctccctggggcagcccaGCCTGCAGGACCCTCACGGGGCACCTCTGccccccaggctgctggaggaagCCATGAGCGGGCGGTACCTGAGCAGTGacttctccctgccctgcccaccaGGGCTGGAGATCCCCGAGGAGCAGCCCCACACCATCACAGCCAATACCCTCAAGGTGAGCCTGCTGGAGGAGTGGCCCTCCTGGAGGAGTGACCCTCCTGGAGCTGTGCCCTCTGCTGGATGACACACGGGCTCCCAGGTGGCTGAGGGCTTTGCTTCTCTGAGgatctcctcctctcctccacagaccctcctgctgctgggatgcttTGCCGTGTTCTGGACTTTCTACTACATGCTGGAGGTTTGCCTGACCAGGAACAGCGTGGGGCTGGACGTGACCTGCAACGGCTCCACCAGCTGCAGGTGGTAccagcagggagggaagcaCAGCAGCACCCTGGAGAACGGCCTGGAGATGGAGTCAGTGCCACTCTACCGGGAGAAGGACATCGAGGATGTCGAGATTGAGTGTGAGCAcctgcagcctgcccagcaGGACGAGAGGGAGGAGGGGTCCTGGACTTCCACCCACCCCAaactccccagcagcagcttccaggagGCCCCCCCGGTCGTAGCAGGGTACCGTGGCCGGGAGGAGGACAGGGAGCACCAGCCCTGCTAGCTGAGGCTGGGGTTGGGGCTGTGTCCCCCCTTTAGGTACGTGCAGCGGAGACCTCCCTGCCACCACCTTGGAGGTGGCTCAGAAGCAGGAggagtgctggcagcaggaggggacctgccccttccctgcctctggaACACAACACAAGCCTTAACCCCCTCCTCACGGAGCCCGTTCCCCGCCGGGCTGCATAGAGCCCGCAGCGATGCCTGCAGGGtgcctgctgcagcactgtcactgtcacctgcCTGTCCTGAGGGTCAGGAGCTGGCCCGGGACCCCGGTCCCGCCCAGTTGGGCAGCAGGGACTCCTTTTGCCCATCTCCAACCAGCGCTtgctccctgtcccctgcaCCCTGACCCCGTCACCTCCTCCTGTgtcctgcagccaggcagggggTGGCTGCAGCGCTTTGACCTCTTGCTGggggggcagcaggggctgTCCCTGTGGCAGGGGCACAGATGGTGGCCCCAGGTCTGCCCGCCCGGTGCTGGGAGGGCCAAGGCcacaggcagtggctgctcagGCCGGGCAGGGGAGGCTGAGTTGGGCTGGCAGTGGCTAAGGGGCGGGCTTGCTCATGCGTCCTTGGGTgtgtttgggttatttttttaaagctggggtttgttttttttaatcagcaaaGCCCTTTTGTGTAGCTTTCCAAATAAAGTCTTAAAAACCCTCTTCTCCCCCCACTACCCCTCACTCTTctgccctgcccatgctgcAGAAAGAGGAGTCACACAGTCCCAGAGTCACCCAGCCCCAGGGTGCAGGATCTGCTCCTGTATCCTCACAGCACCCCTGGGATAACTGGGGGGCTCCAACACCCCAGCCCCCTGATCCTCAGCTCTGGTTCTCCCAGCTTCTGAGCCAGAAGGAGGAGCAGATGTGGCTCAGGAGCCCTGAGCAGCATTCCTGGAGCGGGGAGGGAACCTTCTGAGACAGTGCTAGATGAAGAACCTTTTAATTTTGACAAAAAAACAAGTACAAAACCGAGGCCGATTTTCTCGCCTCCCCGATGCTCAAGGATCTCTGCGGCGGTGGCGCGGGGCTGGTGCGGGGCTGCCAGGTGGCTCCGGGGGgttggggaagggaggaggggaaggcacGGGCCTTTCCCATCCACAGCCCCCATCgcagggggaaagaaggggggggtACACGGGGTACCGCGGGGGGTGCGAGGCCAGAGGGGAGAGGCTGCCCGGGGCACTGCGCGAGGGTGGCGGGGCCACCGCGGTGTCACCCAGGCCGGGTGGGTGGATGCGCGGGGGTCTCCGGGGCTGGATGGCATTTCCTTTCCAATAAATACCGTTTGGTGAGGGGGGAGCCGAGGCGGGGGTCCCGGCAGGGGCTGCTCTCCCAAGGGCAGTGGGGGGGTGTCTAGCTGATGATCTGCCGGGGTCGGCCGTAGCTCATCCCCGCCTGTGACGCTCCCTTGTTGCTCCCCATCTGTAGGCCGATGACGTTCTTGCCCTCCTTCAGCTGGCTCTCGGTGAACTCCCGCTTGTGCTCCTGCGCTTTCCTGGGGGGTGAAGGAGAGGCCATGCCGTGTCCCCCCATGCCTCCTCCCCGtccccagggccctcagcagTCCCCGTTTCCCCAGGAagtcccccagcagcccctgttCCCTCAGGAAGTTCCCAACCACCCTCACTTCCCAGCCGAAACCTGAGCTTCGTGTGGCCATGTGGAAGGAGCTCCCCCCAGGGCACGGGGGGGTCCCACGTTCCCCCACTTACTTCATGAACCAGTTGGGGTCCCCGTGGTAGTTGCCATCGTTCTTGGTGACCGCCAGGCTCCCCAGGGCCATCAGCGTCCTCTGCACTGCTGCCATGTCCTTGGCTGCCAAGGGACAGAGGGGGGTGAGGACGGGCATGGCGCGGCAGCCCTGGACCCCCCCGAACCCTGGCAACCCCTGCCCGCACCTTCAAAGAGGTCGACGGTCTGGAACACGTCGGTCTTGACCACACCGTAGTCCTCAGCAGCCTTGAGGAACTGAGCGATCTGCTCCATCTGCTTGAAGACCATGGTGGGGGGGGTGTCGGGGATCTTGACGGGCTTGGAGCCGCTGGGGTAGAGGCTGTTCACCAGCTGGCTGAGGACCTGCAGcacaggaggggctggggtcaCCACCACGGACACGCTGAGGGGCTCCCCCAGATGCCCCCAACATCAGCCCCAGGGCCAGGGGACACCCGGGCCCCCACTTACGATGCCGTTCTTCAGCCAGACCTGGAAGCCCAGGCGGCCCCGCTCCGGGCGCCCCACGCCCGCCCCGCACTGCGCCACGATCCACTCCACCAGGCGGTCCTCCAGCTCCTCATCGTACTTCTTCTCGATCTTGGCCTGGACATCCCTGCTCATGCCATAGGCTGGGCCCTTGTTTGCCATGTCTGCGGTGGGTGGGAGACCTGGTGGCAGGAATGGGACCATCAGACTGCTGGTGGGACATCACACCGTCCCCCTCCCTGACCGGGAACTCCACAGGCACCATCTGGGTGCACCCCATGCCACTCAACGGCTCTTTGGCTCCATCTGGGTATGTTTGGAGGTGAGTGTGTGGCTGTGACCCCTTGCCTGGCCCAGACAGGTGGCTtctgtcccagcagagctgcctcatCCCTGCCCCTGGCTCAGGGTG is a window from the Calypte anna isolate BGI_N300 chromosome 24, bCalAnn1_v1.p, whole genome shotgun sequence genome containing:
- the TAGLN gene encoding transgelin, with the translated sequence MANKGPAYGMSRDVQAKIEKKYDEELEDRLVEWIVAQCGAGVGRPERGRLGFQVWLKNGIVLSQLVNSLYPSGSKPVKIPDTPPTMVFKQMEQIAQFLKAAEDYGVVKTDVFQTVDLFEAKDMAAVQRTLMALGSLAVTKNDGNYHGDPNWFMKKAQEHKREFTESQLKEGKNVIGLQMGSNKGASQAGMSYGRPRQIIS
- the PCSK7 gene encoding proprotein convertase subtilisin/kexin type 7 gives rise to the protein MPQREPRWSGGMEAALCIHTCLWLGAAWLPGAAPQDGGLSWAVSLEAPEEEVEQRAEELARAAGLVNMGRVGELRGHYLLSWPPPRGRSPAAAPPEAVRRSVETLFAQHDSVRWHSEQKLLKRSKRSLHFNDPKYPQQWHLNNRRSPGRDINVTGVWERDVTGRGVTVVVVDDGVEHTVKDIQPNYSPEGSYDLNSNDPDPMPHPDEENGNHHGTRCAGEIAAVPNNSFCTVGVAYGSRIAGIRVLDGPLTDSMEAIAFNKHYQINDIYSCSWGPDDDGKTVDGPHQLGKAALQHGVMAGRRGFGSIFVVASGNGGQHNDNCNYDGYANSIYTVTIGAVDETGSMPFYAEECASMLAVTFSGGDKMMRSIVTTDWDLQKGTGCTEGHTGTSAAAPLAAGMIALMLQVRPCLTWRDVQHIIVFTATKYEDRRAKWDKNQAGFSHSHQHGFGLLNAWRLVNAAKVWESVPYLASYMSPVLREGRSIPLLPQELEVTWNVTTTDLELSGMRTLEHVAVTITITHPRRGNLEIRLFCPSGMMSLIGTTRSMDSDPNGFADWTFSTVRCWGEEAQGTYRLVVRDIGDESLRPGTLKQWQLTLYGSSWSPAEMRERQRLLEEAMSGRYLSSDFSLPCPPGLEIPEEQPHTITANTLKTLLLLGCFAVFWTFYYMLEVCLTRNSVGLDVTCNGSTSCRWYQQGGKHSSTLENGLEMESVPLYREKDIEDVEIECEHLQPAQQDEREEGSWTSTHPKLPSSSFQEAPPVVAGYRGREEDREHQPC